A DNA window from Buttiauxella agrestis contains the following coding sequences:
- a CDS encoding acyl-CoA synthetase FdrA, whose protein sequence is MIHAFIKKGCFQDSVSLMLISRKLSETEGVDDVSVMMGTPANKTLLENTGFWHKDFAGATPNDICVAIRSENEDAAIVQLICQQLDAALESAGQAGGNGQKLVQARRWESACQKLPKANLALISIAGEYAAQLANQALDSDKNVMIFSDNVSLEDEIALKTKAREKGLIVMGPDCGSTIVAGTPLAFANVMPQGNIGVIGASGTGIQELISQIALGGEGITHALGLGGRDLSAQVGGISALSALEMLSADAQSQVLAFVSKPPAEAVRKKVIAAMQTQSKPVVALFLGHKSATKRDGNIWFADTIDEAARIACLLGSVERARALSPNVVGGKISGLFTGGTLAAETAMLLAEQLGVEADDTHHYGTMLDAGGHRVIDLGDDFYTVGKPHPMIDPSTRNQMIKDLANQPEVGVLLLDVVIGYGAQENPAATLAEAICALKAKRATPLAIIATVTGTEQDPQCRSGQRAILREAGVMVMDTLPQATQLASSLISSALTQVTQSAPSLLDGVAVINAGLRSFAQDLQATSTAVVHFQWAPIAGGNPHLARLLARLQ, encoded by the coding sequence ATGATTCACGCCTTTATTAAGAAAGGATGTTTTCAGGATTCGGTCAGCTTAATGCTTATTTCCCGCAAGCTGAGTGAAACCGAAGGTGTCGATGATGTTTCGGTAATGATGGGCACGCCTGCTAATAAGACGCTGCTCGAAAACACGGGCTTCTGGCATAAAGATTTTGCTGGGGCAACGCCTAACGATATTTGTGTGGCCATTCGCAGTGAGAACGAAGATGCCGCGATTGTGCAACTCATTTGCCAGCAACTTGATGCAGCGCTTGAAAGCGCCGGGCAGGCTGGCGGCAACGGGCAAAAACTGGTGCAGGCAAGGCGTTGGGAAAGTGCCTGCCAGAAGCTCCCAAAAGCTAATCTGGCACTGATTTCCATCGCCGGGGAATATGCGGCGCAACTCGCAAATCAGGCGCTGGATAGCGATAAAAACGTGATGATCTTCTCGGACAATGTGTCGCTTGAAGATGAAATCGCGCTGAAAACCAAAGCCCGCGAGAAAGGTTTGATTGTGATGGGGCCGGACTGTGGCTCCACCATTGTCGCGGGTACGCCGTTGGCGTTCGCCAACGTGATGCCACAGGGCAACATCGGCGTGATTGGCGCATCCGGCACCGGTATTCAGGAGCTGATTTCACAAATCGCACTCGGCGGGGAAGGGATTACTCATGCCCTGGGATTAGGCGGGCGTGATTTATCGGCGCAGGTTGGCGGCATTAGCGCGTTAAGCGCTCTGGAAATGCTGAGCGCCGACGCGCAAAGCCAGGTGTTGGCGTTTGTTTCGAAACCGCCTGCTGAAGCGGTGCGTAAGAAAGTCATCGCGGCAATGCAGACGCAAAGCAAACCCGTGGTGGCGCTGTTTCTTGGCCATAAATCTGCCACAAAACGCGATGGCAATATCTGGTTTGCCGACACCATTGACGAAGCGGCGCGTATTGCATGCTTGCTCGGCAGCGTTGAACGTGCGCGGGCGCTTTCACCCAATGTGGTAGGCGGCAAAATCAGTGGCCTGTTTACTGGCGGCACGCTGGCGGCGGAAACCGCGATGTTGCTGGCCGAACAGCTGGGTGTGGAGGCCGACGACACGCACCATTATGGCACCATGCTGGATGCCGGCGGCCACCGGGTCATCGATCTGGGGGATGATTTCTACACCGTCGGCAAACCGCATCCGATGATTGACCCCTCCACGCGTAATCAAATGATCAAAGATCTGGCGAACCAGCCGGAAGTCGGTGTGTTATTGCTCGATGTGGTGATCGGTTACGGCGCTCAGGAAAACCCCGCCGCTACGCTTGCAGAAGCGATTTGTGCGCTCAAAGCCAAACGCGCTACGCCGCTGGCGATTATCGCTACCGTCACCGGAACCGAACAAGACCCGCAGTGCCGCTCCGGGCAACGCGCAATTTTGCGTGAAGCGGGCGTGATGGTGATGGACACCTTGCCGCAGGCCACGCAGCTTGCCAGCTCACTTATTTCTTCAGCGCTGACGCAAGTCACGCAATCCGCACCTTCATTGCTCGATGGCGTGGCGGTCATTAACGCCGGGCTGCGCAGCTTTGCTCAGGATTTACAGGCGACATCTACCGCCGTGGTGCATTTCCAGTGGGCGCCGATTGCCGGTGGCAATCCTCATCTGGCCCGTTTATTAGCTCGTTTACAGTAA
- the allD gene encoding ureidoglycolate dehydrogenase, with protein MKISRETLQQLIINKLSAAGLKIDHAATVAEVLVYADARGIHSHGAVRVEYYAQRISQGGTNCNPQIRFEQTGPCSAILHGDNGAGQVMAKLGMEHAISMAKENGVAVVGIRSMGHSGALSYFVQQAAKAGLVGVSVCQSDPMVVPFGGAEIYYGTNPLAFAAPGENDDVVTFDMATTVQAWGKILDSRARNTPIPDSWAVDKNGQPTTDPFAVHALLPAAGPKGYGLMMMIDVLSGILLGLPFGKQVSSMYDDLSAGRNLGQLHIVINPDYFGGSDYFRRAITQTMQQLNAVKPAPGFSQVYYPGQNLDIYEKTTAREGIEIVEEIYEYLISDALYTRSYETKNPFAQ; from the coding sequence ATGAAAATCAGTCGGGAAACACTCCAGCAGCTCATCATAAATAAATTATCCGCGGCCGGACTCAAGATAGACCATGCGGCTACCGTGGCAGAAGTGCTGGTCTATGCCGATGCTCGTGGGATTCATTCTCACGGGGCGGTACGTGTTGAATACTACGCACAGCGCATCTCGCAGGGTGGAACAAACTGTAATCCGCAGATCCGCTTTGAACAGACTGGCCCATGCTCCGCCATTTTGCATGGTGACAACGGTGCCGGCCAGGTGATGGCAAAACTGGGTATGGAACACGCCATCAGCATGGCGAAAGAGAACGGCGTGGCGGTGGTCGGTATTCGTAGTATGGGCCACAGCGGGGCGCTTTCGTACTTTGTGCAACAGGCTGCGAAAGCCGGTTTGGTAGGGGTTTCAGTTTGTCAGTCCGACCCGATGGTGGTGCCGTTTGGCGGCGCAGAAATCTATTACGGGACGAATCCTCTGGCGTTTGCGGCCCCTGGTGAAAACGATGATGTTGTCACGTTTGATATGGCAACGACCGTGCAGGCGTGGGGCAAAATTCTGGACTCGCGGGCGCGCAACACGCCAATTCCGGACAGCTGGGCGGTAGATAAAAATGGCCAGCCGACCACAGATCCGTTTGCCGTTCATGCTTTACTGCCAGCCGCCGGGCCGAAGGGCTACGGGCTGATGATGATGATTGATGTGCTTTCCGGCATTTTGCTTGGCCTGCCGTTTGGCAAACAGGTCAGCTCAATGTATGACGATTTAAGTGCCGGTCGTAATCTTGGCCAATTGCATATCGTAATTAATCCCGACTATTTTGGTGGCAGTGATTATTTCCGCAGAGCAATAACGCAAACCATGCAGCAATTAAATGCGGTTAAACCCGCTCCGGGATTCTCACAAGTTTATTATCCTGGTCAAAATCTGGATATTTACGAGAAAACGACTGCGCGTGAAGGCATCGAGATCGTTGAAGAAATTTACGAGTATTTAATTTCCGATGCGTTATATACCCGTTCTTATGAAACCAAAAATCCTTTCGCGCAATAA
- the allC gene encoding allantoate deiminase has protein sequence MTSFQSDIEETLPWLSSFGAAPDGGITRLLYSPQWLEAQQQFKSRMQQDGLQTRFDEVGNLYGRINGTRYPGEVILTGSHIDSVVNGGNLDGQFGALAAWLAIRRLYKTYGAPLRTLEMVALAEEEGSRFPYVFWGSKNIFGLADPEDVRHISDAKGIPFTQAMSECGFTLAAAPLKPRADIKTFVELHIEQGRILETHQQEIGVVTAIVGQRRYTVMLSGESNHAGSTPMSYRRDTVHAFSRICCESIAKAQAMGDPLVLTFGKVEPQPNTVNVVPGKTCFTIDCRHTDAALLKAFTGEIEADMRRICDEMNIGIDIDLWMDEAPVPMDTHLVDKLETICQSEKLNYRLMHSGAGHDSQIFAPQVPTCLIFMPSIGGISHNPAEATHIKDLAAGVKTLALMLYELAYKE, from the coding sequence ATGACTTCGTTTCAGTCTGACATAGAAGAAACTTTGCCCTGGCTTTCGTCTTTTGGTGCCGCACCTGACGGCGGAATAACACGTTTGCTTTATTCCCCGCAGTGGCTTGAAGCGCAACAGCAGTTTAAATCGCGCATGCAGCAAGATGGTCTGCAAACTCGCTTTGATGAAGTGGGCAATTTATATGGCCGCATCAATGGAACGCGCTATCCCGGCGAGGTGATTCTGACCGGTTCGCATATCGATTCTGTGGTTAACGGTGGCAATCTAGATGGGCAGTTTGGTGCTTTAGCCGCCTGGCTTGCGATTCGCAGGCTTTATAAAACTTACGGCGCACCGCTACGCACCTTAGAAATGGTGGCGCTGGCAGAAGAAGAAGGAAGCCGTTTTCCCTATGTTTTCTGGGGCAGTAAAAATATCTTCGGCCTGGCCGATCCTGAAGATGTGCGCCATATTTCAGACGCCAAAGGTATTCCTTTCACTCAGGCGATGAGCGAATGCGGCTTCACCCTTGCCGCCGCCCCACTAAAACCACGGGCTGATATCAAAACCTTTGTGGAATTGCATATTGAACAAGGGCGTATTCTGGAAACCCATCAGCAAGAGATTGGTGTAGTTACCGCGATTGTCGGCCAACGTCGCTACACCGTGATGTTGAGCGGCGAGTCAAACCACGCGGGCAGCACGCCGATGAGTTATCGCCGCGACACGGTTCATGCCTTTAGCCGCATCTGCTGCGAAAGCATTGCAAAAGCACAAGCGATGGGCGACCCGCTGGTGCTGACCTTCGGCAAAGTGGAACCGCAGCCCAATACCGTGAACGTGGTGCCGGGAAAAACCTGTTTCACCATTGATTGCCGCCATACCGATGCCGCCCTGCTCAAAGCCTTTACCGGGGAAATTGAGGCCGATATGCGCCGTATTTGTGATGAGATGAATATCGGTATTGATATTGATTTGTGGATGGACGAAGCCCCGGTGCCAATGGATACGCATTTGGTGGATAAACTTGAAACCATTTGCCAGTCCGAGAAGCTGAATTATCGCCTGATGCACAGCGGAGCCGGGCACGATTCACAAATTTTCGCCCCGCAGGTACCGACCTGTTTAATTTTCATGCCGAGCATTGGCGGTATTAGCCATAACCCCGCAGAAGCAACACATATAAAAGATTTGGCCGCAGGGGTGAAAACCCTGGCGTTAATGCTTTACGAACTGGCTTATAAAGAATAA
- the allE gene encoding (S)-ureidoglycine aminohydrolase — protein sequence MGYLNNNTGYISDLLASRSIIKRGNYALITPDGLVKNIIPGFDNCDVTILSTPKLGATFVDYLVTLHQDGGNNIGFGGDGIETFVYVIDGAIKARAGEQSFTLTQGGYLYCPPDTAMTFINNHSQDSRLFLYKRRYIPANGHKAHIVSGNVNQLERIEYEGMSDVILQDLLPKDLGFDMNMHILSFAPGASHGYIETHVQEHGAYILSGQGVYNLDNEWIPVKQGDYIFMGAYSLQAGYGVGRGEAFSYIYSKDCNRDVEI from the coding sequence ATGGGTTATCTTAATAACAACACGGGTTACATCAGCGATTTACTGGCTTCGCGCTCCATTATTAAACGTGGCAACTATGCGTTAATTACGCCCGACGGTTTGGTGAAAAATATTATCCCCGGTTTTGATAATTGCGATGTGACAATTTTATCGACCCCTAAACTGGGCGCCACGTTCGTCGATTACCTGGTCACTCTGCATCAGGATGGCGGGAACAATATCGGCTTTGGCGGCGACGGCATTGAAACCTTTGTTTATGTTATCGACGGTGCTATCAAAGCCCGCGCTGGCGAACAGAGTTTCACACTCACACAAGGGGGGTATTTATATTGCCCACCAGATACCGCAATGACTTTTATTAACAATCACTCGCAAGACAGTCGCCTGTTTTTATATAAACGCCGCTATATTCCAGCTAACGGGCACAAGGCTCATATCGTCAGCGGGAATGTGAATCAGCTTGAGCGTATTGAATATGAAGGTATGAGCGACGTGATTTTGCAGGATCTGCTGCCGAAAGATCTCGGCTTCGATATGAACATGCACATTCTGTCATTTGCTCCGGGTGCATCCCACGGCTATATCGAAACCCATGTTCAGGAGCACGGTGCCTATATCCTCAGCGGTCAGGGCGTTTACAACCTCGATAACGAATGGATACCGGTAAAACAGGGCGATTACATCTTTATGGGCGCTTATTCATTGCAGGCGGGTTATGGCGTCGGACGCGGTGAGGCATTTAGCTATATCTATTCAAAAGATTGCAATCGCGATGTAGAAATTTAA
- a CDS encoding uracil/xanthine transporter: protein MEAARLSRDTWLSGFQWFFFIFCNTVVIPPTLQSAFHLASATTFVLTQYSFLTTALACLLQAFFGHRRALMEGPGGLWWGTILTLTLAESAQGTSLASIGGSLALGIALAGVLTMVIGFSGLGPWLARLFCPAVMIVFMFLLGAQLTTIFFKGMLGMPFGAVNGPVDLNGAAFSLAVAVVIFIVAFIVILPQRIGKFAVLLGTILGWGIYVCWFGNTHVATQTQSWQWFPLGHSLDIKPGIVITAVLTGLVNISNTFGAIRGSDTFYGNSPAMPALYRRSFVVSGAMTLIGAPLGVIPFSPFVSSIGLITQTQDATRRAFVVGSLLFLLIGLFPPLTRFFCAIPLTISSAVMLVAYLPLLWSSLLFVNLTTLNSRNIYRIAIPLFCGVFLMGVPGAYLQQLPLLVRPLLSNGLLMGVLLAVVLENLFPWDRVK from the coding sequence ATGGAAGCTGCGCGTCTTAGTCGGGATACCTGGCTGTCTGGTTTTCAGTGGTTCTTCTTTATTTTCTGCAATACGGTGGTTATCCCGCCGACGTTGCAATCCGCATTTCATCTCGCTTCCGCCACGACATTTGTGCTGACGCAATATTCTTTTTTGACGACCGCGCTGGCTTGTCTGCTTCAGGCTTTTTTTGGCCATCGTCGTGCATTGATGGAAGGGCCGGGCGGACTGTGGTGGGGCACGATTTTAACTCTCACGCTGGCTGAGTCCGCGCAAGGAACGTCCCTTGCCTCGATTGGCGGCAGCCTCGCATTGGGCATTGCGCTGGCGGGGGTTCTGACAATGGTGATTGGGTTTAGCGGATTAGGGCCGTGGCTTGCCAGGCTGTTTTGCCCGGCCGTAATGATTGTGTTTATGTTCTTACTCGGCGCGCAGCTTACCACCATCTTTTTTAAAGGCATGCTTGGGATGCCGTTTGGTGCGGTGAACGGGCCGGTTGATCTCAACGGAGCGGCATTTTCCCTCGCCGTTGCGGTGGTGATTTTTATCGTCGCCTTTATTGTGATTCTCCCGCAGCGCATCGGGAAATTTGCCGTTTTGCTCGGCACCATTCTGGGCTGGGGCATTTACGTTTGCTGGTTTGGGAATACTCACGTCGCAACGCAAACCCAGAGCTGGCAATGGTTCCCGCTTGGGCATTCTCTGGATATTAAACCCGGCATTGTGATTACCGCTGTGCTGACGGGGCTGGTGAATATCTCCAACACGTTTGGCGCGATCCGTGGCAGCGACACTTTTTATGGCAACTCGCCAGCTATGCCTGCGCTATACCGGCGCAGTTTTGTTGTTTCCGGCGCGATGACATTAATTGGTGCACCGCTGGGTGTGATCCCTTTCTCGCCCTTCGTCTCCTCAATTGGCCTGATTACTCAAACCCAGGATGCGACGCGCCGCGCATTTGTCGTCGGCAGCCTGCTGTTTTTGTTGATTGGTCTCTTTCCACCGCTGACGCGTTTTTTCTGCGCTATTCCGCTCACAATTAGCAGTGCCGTGATGCTGGTGGCGTACCTGCCGTTGCTGTGGTCGTCGTTGCTGTTTGTAAATCTCACCACACTGAACTCACGCAACATTTATCGCATCGCTATTCCGCTGTTCTGCGGCGTGTTTTTGATGGGCGTCCCGGGGGCGTATTTGCAGCAGCTTCCGTTATTGGTGCGTCCGTTACTCAGCAACGGCCTGTTGATGGGCGTGCTGCTTGCTGTGGTGCTGGAAAATCTCTTTCCCTGGGATCGCGTGAAATAA
- the allB gene encoding allantoinase AllB, whose amino-acid sequence MSYDLIIKNGTVILDNEALVTDIAVKDGKIAAIGNGLNGAAKVMDATGLIVAPGMVDAHTHISEPGRSHWEGYATGTRAAAKGGITTMIEMPLNQLPATVDRASIEMKFDAAAGKLTIDAAQLGGLVSYNIDRLHELDEVGVVGFKCFVATCGDRGIDNDFRDVNDFQFFKGAQKLGKLGQPVLVHCENALICDELGDEAKREGRVTAHDYVASRPVFTEVEAIRRILYLAKVAGCRLHVCHISSPEGVAEVTRARQEGQDVTCESCPHYFVLDTDQFEEIGTLAKCSPPIRDAQNQKGMWEKLFNGEIDCLVSDHSPCPPDMKAGNIMQAWGGIAGLQSCMDVMFDEAVQKRGMSLPTFAKLMSGNAADIFGLQHKGHIAPGKDADLVFIQPNSSYVLKNEDLEYRHKVSPYVGRTIGARILKTILRGEVIYDIESGFGAKPIGKFILKHQQ is encoded by the coding sequence ATGTCTTACGATCTGATTATTAAAAACGGCACCGTCATTTTAGACAACGAAGCATTAGTTACCGATATTGCAGTTAAAGACGGCAAAATAGCCGCCATCGGCAATGGTCTGAACGGCGCAGCGAAGGTGATGGATGCTACCGGTCTGATAGTTGCGCCTGGCATGGTCGATGCTCACACCCATATTTCTGAACCAGGCCGCAGCCATTGGGAAGGCTACGCCACTGGCACACGTGCTGCGGCTAAAGGCGGCATCACCACGATGATCGAAATGCCGCTCAACCAGCTCCCTGCTACGGTTGACCGCGCCAGCATTGAAATGAAATTCGATGCCGCCGCAGGCAAATTGACCATTGATGCTGCGCAGCTCGGTGGCCTGGTTTCTTACAACATCGACCGTCTGCATGAACTGGACGAAGTCGGCGTGGTTGGCTTCAAATGCTTCGTCGCCACTTGTGGCGATCGCGGTATCGACAACGACTTCCGCGACGTGAACGACTTCCAGTTCTTCAAAGGCGCTCAGAAGCTCGGAAAATTGGGCCAGCCAGTATTAGTGCACTGCGAAAATGCGCTGATTTGTGACGAATTGGGTGACGAAGCGAAACGCGAAGGCCGTGTGACGGCACACGACTACGTGGCCTCACGCCCGGTCTTCACCGAAGTCGAAGCGATTCGCCGTATTTTGTACCTCGCAAAAGTTGCCGGTTGCCGCCTGCACGTTTGTCACATCAGCAGCCCGGAAGGTGTGGCTGAAGTCACTCGTGCACGCCAGGAAGGCCAGGATGTTACTTGCGAATCCTGCCCACATTACTTTGTGCTCGATACCGATCAGTTTGAAGAAATCGGCACCCTGGCAAAATGCTCGCCGCCGATTCGCGATGCGCAAAACCAGAAAGGTATGTGGGAAAAACTGTTCAACGGTGAAATCGACTGCCTGGTTTCTGACCACTCACCATGCCCGCCAGATATGAAAGCAGGCAACATCATGCAGGCCTGGGGCGGCATTGCTGGCCTGCAAAGCTGTATGGATGTGATGTTTGATGAAGCGGTGCAAAAGCGTGGAATGTCGCTGCCGACCTTCGCCAAACTGATGTCGGGCAATGCGGCAGATATCTTTGGTTTGCAACATAAAGGCCATATCGCGCCGGGCAAAGATGCGGATCTGGTGTTCATCCAGCCAAACTCGTCTTACGTGCTGAAAAACGAAGATCTGGAATATCGCCACAAAGTCAGCCCTTACGTCGGTCGCACCATCGGTGCACGCATCCTGAAAACTATTCTGCGTGGAGAGGTGATTTACGACATTGAAAGCGGATTTGGCGCGAAACCAATCGGTAAATTCATTCTGAAACACCAGCAGTAG
- a CDS encoding allantoin transporter — protein sequence MERQEQQQRELYRARGYSDDLLPKEKEKQTWKAFNYFTLWMGSVHNVPNYVMVGGFFILGLSTLSIMLAIILSAFFIAFVMVMNGAAGTKYGVPFAMILRASYGVRGSLFPGILRGGIAAIMWFGLQCYAGSLAFLILIGKIWPGFLSLGGDFNILGLNLPGLIAFLFFWAINVAIGFGGGGVLNKFTAVLNPCIYIVFGGMAIWAISLVGIQPILDYVPTGVQKAENSGFLFLVVINAVVAVWAAPAVSASDFTQNAQSFRQQALGQTLGLLVAYILFAVAGVCIIAGASIHYGVDTWNVLDIVQKWDSLFASFFAVLVILMTTISTNATGNIIPAGYQIAAIAPTKLTYKNGVLIASIISLLICPWKLMENQNSIYLFLDIIGGMLGPVIGVMMAHYFIVMRSQIDLDTLYTKAGDYKFYDNGFNVTAFSVTLIAVVLSLGGKFIPLFEPLSRVSWFVGVITAFVLYVLLKKRDAPGISTEHKTA from the coding sequence ATGGAAAGACAGGAACAGCAGCAGAGAGAGCTTTATCGGGCCAGGGGCTATAGCGACGATCTTCTTCCAAAAGAAAAAGAGAAACAAACCTGGAAAGCATTTAACTATTTTACCCTATGGATGGGGTCAGTTCATAACGTTCCAAACTATGTCATGGTCGGCGGCTTCTTTATATTAGGATTGTCAACATTAAGTATTATGTTGGCGATTATTCTGAGCGCGTTTTTTATTGCTTTTGTCATGGTAATGAACGGCGCGGCAGGAACCAAATACGGCGTGCCGTTTGCCATGATTTTACGTGCTTCCTATGGCGTGCGCGGTTCACTGTTCCCCGGCATTTTACGTGGTGGGATTGCAGCGATTATGTGGTTCGGCCTGCAATGCTATGCCGGTTCGCTCGCCTTCTTAATTCTGATTGGCAAAATCTGGCCAGGCTTCCTCTCCCTCGGCGGCGATTTCAATATCCTGGGTCTTAATTTGCCGGGACTGATTGCCTTCCTGTTCTTCTGGGCAATCAACGTCGCCATTGGTTTTGGTGGTGGTGGAGTGCTCAATAAATTCACTGCGGTTCTCAACCCTTGTATTTACATCGTCTTCGGCGGCATGGCTATCTGGGCTATTTCCCTGGTGGGGATTCAACCTATTCTGGACTACGTTCCGACAGGTGTTCAGAAAGCAGAAAATAGTGGCTTCCTCTTCCTGGTGGTGATTAACGCCGTAGTGGCTGTTTGGGCGGCACCGGCAGTGAGTGCATCTGACTTTACCCAGAATGCGCAAAGCTTCCGTCAGCAGGCACTAGGGCAAACTTTAGGGTTATTGGTGGCCTACATTCTGTTTGCGGTGGCAGGTGTGTGTATTATCGCTGGGGCCAGTATTCACTACGGCGTAGACACGTGGAACGTGCTGGATATCGTGCAAAAGTGGGACAGCCTGTTTGCTTCATTCTTCGCGGTGTTAGTGATTCTGATGACCACGATTTCAACCAATGCCACGGGTAATATCATCCCTGCGGGATACCAGATTGCGGCTATTGCTCCGACCAAACTGACCTATAAAAACGGCGTACTCATTGCCAGTATTATCAGCCTGCTGATTTGCCCATGGAAATTAATGGAAAACCAAAACAGCATCTATTTATTCCTCGATATCATCGGTGGAATGTTAGGGCCGGTCATCGGCGTGATGATGGCACATTACTTTATTGTGATGCGTTCGCAAATCGACCTGGATACTTTATATACAAAAGCCGGTGATTATAAGTTTTACGATAATGGTTTTAACGTCACGGCGTTCTCTGTCACTTTAATTGCGGTTGTGCTTTCGTTAGGCGGGAAATTTATTCCCCTGTTTGAGCCATTGTCACGCGTGTCATGGTTTGTTGGTGTGATTACCGCTTTCGTTTTATACGTATTGCTGAAAAAACGCGACGCACCAGGAATATCTACCGAGCATAAAACAGCTTGA
- the glxR gene encoding 2-hydroxy-3-oxopropionate reductase, which translates to MNLGFIGLGIMGTPMAQRLAQVGHKLRVCTIGPVSDKLYSLGAENCETARNVTEKSDIIFIMVPDTPQVEEVLFGPEGCAQASLKGKTIVDMSSISPIETKRFAQKVIERGGEYLDAPVSGGEVGAKEGTLSIMVGGKPEVFERVQSLFEVMGKNITLVGGNGDGQTCKVANQIIVALNIEAVSEALLFASKAGADPARVRQALMGGFASSRILEVHGERMIKRTFAPGFKIALHQKDLNLALQSAKALAITLPNTATCQELFNTCAANGGSQLDHSALIQSLELMANHKIS; encoded by the coding sequence ATGAATCTCGGCTTTATTGGTTTGGGTATTATGGGCACACCTATGGCGCAGCGCCTGGCGCAAGTGGGGCATAAGCTTCGCGTCTGCACTATTGGCCCCGTTTCAGACAAACTCTATTCATTAGGGGCTGAAAACTGCGAAACGGCGCGCAACGTAACAGAAAAATCAGACATCATCTTTATCATGGTGCCAGATACACCGCAGGTCGAAGAGGTGCTGTTTGGGCCTGAAGGTTGTGCGCAGGCTTCACTGAAGGGCAAAACCATTGTTGATATGAGTTCAATTTCCCCTATCGAAACCAAACGCTTTGCTCAAAAGGTAATTGAACGCGGCGGCGAATACCTTGATGCACCGGTTTCCGGCGGCGAGGTGGGCGCTAAAGAAGGCACGCTTTCAATCATGGTGGGCGGCAAGCCAGAAGTGTTTGAACGTGTGCAGTCGCTGTTCGAAGTGATGGGCAAAAACATTACGTTGGTGGGTGGGAATGGCGACGGTCAAACCTGCAAAGTGGCAAACCAGATTATCGTGGCGTTAAACATTGAAGCGGTTTCTGAAGCCTTACTGTTTGCCTCTAAGGCCGGAGCTGACCCTGCACGCGTTCGCCAGGCATTAATGGGTGGATTTGCGTCTTCACGTATTCTCGAAGTTCACGGCGAGCGCATGATCAAACGGACGTTTGCGCCTGGTTTTAAAATTGCTCTACACCAGAAAGATTTAAATCTGGCGCTACAAAGTGCCAAAGCACTGGCGATTACATTGCCAAATACAGCCACCTGCCAGGAATTATTTAATACCTGTGCGGCGAATGGCGGTAGCCAGCTAGACCATTCTGCACTAATTCAGTCGTTGGAATTAATGGCGAATCACAAAATTTCCTGA
- the hyi gene encoding hydroxypyruvate isomerase, protein MLRFSANLSMLFLEYDFLDRFERAAAAGFKAVEFMFPYGYSVAVLQEKLKSNGLEHTLHNLPAGDWDKGERGIACIPGREAEFRSGVQAAILYAKALGNSKINCLVGKTPAGVSAEKVRETLVENLRYAGSELAKEGILLVIEPLNHFDMPGFYLTGTQQAIDLIDEVGCDNIRVQYDIYHMQRMEGELANTLTGKSAKIGHIQLADNPGRGEPGTGEINYDYLFSVINKLDYDGWVGCEYKPKTTAEEGMSWISPYR, encoded by the coding sequence ATGCTACGTTTTTCGGCTAATTTATCGATGCTGTTTCTGGAATATGATTTTCTTGACCGTTTTGAACGTGCCGCAGCGGCTGGGTTTAAAGCGGTAGAATTTATGTTCCCGTATGGATACAGCGTTGCGGTGTTGCAGGAAAAGTTAAAATCTAACGGACTTGAACACACGCTACATAACTTACCGGCGGGTGACTGGGATAAAGGCGAGCGTGGTATTGCTTGTATTCCTGGACGTGAAGCTGAGTTTCGAAGTGGTGTACAAGCTGCAATCTTGTATGCCAAAGCGCTGGGCAACAGCAAAATCAATTGCCTGGTCGGGAAAACGCCAGCAGGCGTAAGTGCTGAAAAAGTCCGCGAGACTCTGGTTGAAAACCTGCGTTACGCCGGAAGTGAACTGGCAAAAGAAGGCATTCTGTTAGTGATTGAACCGCTCAATCATTTTGATATGCCCGGCTTTTACCTGACTGGCACCCAGCAGGCTATCGACCTGATTGATGAAGTGGGTTGCGATAACATACGCGTGCAATATGACATTTATCATATGCAACGTATGGAAGGGGAGTTAGCCAATACGCTAACGGGGAAATCAGCAAAAATTGGCCATATACAATTAGCGGATAATCCTGGGCGTGGTGAGCCAGGAACCGGTGAAATTAATTATGATTATCTTTTCTCGGTAATTAATAAATTAGATTATGACGGTTGGGTGGGTTGTGAGTATAAACCGAAAACCACCGCCGAAGAAGGGATGTCGTGGATTAGCCCTTACCGCTAG